TCTTTATTATGAAATCTCAAAAGAGAGATTATGAATAATGAAAGTTATAACAATCAGAGAAAGCAATGCACCGTTCCCATCTATCTTATTTCAAGACATCATATACCGTAGTGTGAACTGATTCTTATCAAACAAAGGAAAACAGAACAGAACGTCCATTATGATTACAATAACATTCCTGACGTAGCATAATATAATACACCTGACTATACACTGAACAGACATCCACTGCACTGTAATATAATTCTGTTAATGTTTGTATGTACAAAAGTTGTTGTGAAGTCAGGATAGATGTCATATCTTATGGGACACAATGAAAATGAGACATAGAAGCATAATCTGTCCATTAGCATGCCGCGAGACATGCAATTTGAAGTACTTGTTTATTTGCCTTTTCTTTTTCAATAAGCACTTAGGTTTGGATGAAATCCAATCCAAATATCAATTTATGTGCCTCAATGGGGCTTAGCATAGTCAAGTGTCACAAATTTACTTATTTGCATAGGGATCTACAATGCGTAAAATAGTATAATCATCAGCGCAGACTACATTAAGTTCACAGAtgataaatatgtttttttctgacACCATTGTGTTCCATGTGGCACGTTTGAAACTTGAATACATACAGAAATGAAAGCGTGTTTGGGTAGAGAGAGATCAGGAGGACAGAAATAATGTATAGGAGCTTACAGTGTGACATCTGGGCAGAGGATTGCATCATGCAAAGTTGACAAACAGGTGGGATTGTGCGCGAGTCAGTGAGACATCAGGCGTTACATCCTGTCAGTCAAAACGAAAGGTTTTGTGGCGGGGACAGCCTGTCAATAAAGACTGCACGCAATACCTTATAAACAAAGTACAGTTATGAACCCAGGGGAATGTGGTGTAGAAAGCACGGCACGCATTTGTAAATATTTGTACATCTGAAAATATGTACTGAAAATAAGGTGTCAAGttataaacaaatataaaaaataaaaaagttacacATCTAAATGTAAAGTTTGACGGTTTGTCTGATGTTTTGATAAGGCTCAGGTTACTCCTTAAATAAAAGTTGGCTTTTATCATCCACCAGGTAAAAATCAAGCTTTTAGGTGGGTTTAAAGCAAATCTGAGATTTAAAACTGCAGCGATTGAAccaaaaaaacgagaaacaataataaaaagcataaagtatacaatttattaatggtaatacattaaatacaattgtttttaaaacactttttgATTTTGGTTGATGTGATTTTCTTTCATCAGAGCTTGATTAACAAtaaatgttatcaatagtttcAGTGCGCAGTAAATGGCAAACAcattaacatgaatttatttgATTAGCAATCAGATATCACTCACAAactcaaaattaaaaaataaactaaaaaaacgcctatattacataaaaaacacatgaaaaaaGGACAAATACTGCATTTTGTCcattaaaaaactgtaataaacaACACCACTGGATTTAAAGTACCCAAACCCAACACACACTCATACTGCAACCAGGGGCGTCGGactgggggtaaaaccagtactgattaccaAGGCCCCAAAGGAAGAGAGGGCCCTTAAAAAGTCTGGAATATATTATGGGGGTGGAGCATGGGGGCCCATCAGGACTGCCTATGAATAGGGCCCAAGATCTTGTGCAATGCCCCTGACCGCAACCATCTGTTTAGTGTTGAACACACCTTTCATTCTTTTGAAAAAGGACACACCTTTAATTTTCAAACTATGTAATGACACCCAAATATGTCTTTAGCTAGTAATTAACCCATTATGCGTTTCCCAGAATAAACAACACTGTACACAGGTACAAAAAGTACAAAacctgtcactggggcagtaaaTATCTACTTTTGTAaataaagggtgcatattagtacctcaaaaggtaCAAACGTACCTAAACACTGACAGTGGATGAACCCAGAAACATAAGCAAAGCCACATTACACTCAAATACGATTTGCTTTCATCAGACTGGGGTGAAATTCATCCTGGTTTTTTATTGAAGCAGATGATCgtaataaaaaatatctaagGTTGTATAACACTCAGATTCATGATTATTACCATATATGGCacaataaatgaatgcaaaacACAACAAATGTGCCATTCAAAGGAGCACACAAAATCAATTGCCTACAACAAGAAGAACAAATAATTTCCATTACAGTGATTAGCATTAGGACCAGGCGGAGGTGAAAATGACCCCTGTCTAACCCCTGCAGCACCTGTCTGCTTGTAAAGATCGAAAAGTACATATAAAACTAGATTGAAATCTTTGTCTCTGGCtgttttacattatgtaatCAGCACTGAGGTCATTCACAGAGGATCCTATGCAAAACAGGCAGTGAGCCAGGTGGAAGTTAATAAACAGTCAAATGTATCGAGTTGCAGACAAACACCTTTTTGTTATGTCTTCATAACTCAGTAACCAAAAACAGACGCATTATAGGCGAAtgccacaaataaaaaaaaatatgatttcaACCCAAAGGAAAATTACTTAGCACAAATGCTATTTTGGCCCCTACTCTTCTTATAATACAATGCAAAACAAAAGGTTTTCCTATGTCAGTAAAACCTAACctgatataaaaattattttcataaattattatttcaaaATTGAAAGTGGTTTGCATAAGAGTACTGTGAATCAGGGTGGGTGTCATAAAAAATTGTCATAAAATGGTCCCAAGCCGTcactggggcagcacccttaaagaattagtcaattttctttaaaaaattccaattaatttactcaccaccatgtcatccaaaatgttgatgtctttctttgttcagtcgagaagaaattatgttttttgaggaaaacattccaggatttttctaattttaatggactttaatggaccccaacactttcagttttaatgcagtgtaaAATTGccgtttcaaaggactctaaatgatcccaaacgaggcataagggtcttatctagcaaaacgattgtgatttttggcaagaaaaataaaaaatacgcacttttaaaccacaacttctcttcctcCTGTGGCTTTGTGACGAGCAGAGCGATCTcatgtaattgcgtaatgacgtcgaaaggtcacgttaCATAtttgaaacgcacatttgcagaccaattttaaacaataaactgagacaaagacattaattagtatcattcgacatacaacaatatcgaacggtcctctttctccaaacttgtaaacactggggagTAGTTTCGCATATgtcatctgtgacctcttgacgtgatgacgtattagttagaagttgtggtttaaagtgcatattttttatttttcttgcaaaaaatgacaatcgtttcgctagataagacccttatgcctcatttgagatcgtttagagtcctttaaaactgcaattttaaactgcattaaaagtgttggggtccatttaagtccattaaaattagaaaaatcctggaatgttttcctcaaaaaacataatttcttcttgactgaacaaagaaagacatcaacattttggatgacatggtggtgagtaaattatctggatttttttaagaaaatggactgaTCCTTTAAAAAGGTGCTAATATATGTACAACTTAGGTACAGATataggtaccaatatgtacttctgatgtactaatatgacctctcggggtgcaaaggtgtactttttgaaagggtatcgTCCCTGTAACAGGCAGGAACCATTTTTTCTGCCAGTGTGCttaattattaaaatgataataatataataatatattaatatttcacTTTATTACACTTTTAAGGGTTtcttaaataattaataaatttcTATTTTGGGGTGACATATGAATTAATTTCACTCGcctgtacactctaaaaaaataccactgggttattttcaaccctgaaatgggtcaaaaagagacaaacccagCCGATGGGTTAaatcaacccagaaaatgtttgtatttgagCCAACATAAGTTAAATTACAACTCAAAGGGTTGTGTTCAACCTGTTTTGACCTCACGCTAGGTTGAAAATAAaccaggattttttttagagtATATACGTTTTAACTTGCAAAAGCTTTACACTCTTCAAGCCACAAAGACGAGccaaaaatctttttatgaTGCTAAACAGGAAAGAGCAGAGGAACTAACTCTAAACCTGTCTTAAATAAATGTTCCTCTTCCATACGATGTGTCGTGTTCCAGAGCTAAAACAGAGCTTAACACTTCCACTCGAATCTCTTCCTGATGCCTAGATTTACTGCTTTAAAACTTCATTAAAGTGACTTTGTGCTTTTACGTAACTACACAATGTGAAAACAATCTATGCATTGATTTTTATAACACATTTCGATGGATGATTTACAGCAACATGCAAAACATTAAGGCACCATGATAAGACATGCAGACATCGACTGGCAAAGCCTATACGGAAACAAAAGCGTCTGATATTGGAATCTAAATAAACTGAATGACCTCTGGCGCAAAGGAGGAAATCATTCAATAAAAATGCTTCAAAATAGCAGTCTGGCAAGTTACAGCAGGAAGGATTCcacaaaaaaagtttgaaacTTGTCTGTGACTATGGCAACACGGGAACAAATTGCTCGTTCACTCAATAAAAAGGCTTTCTGggtgttgttattgccgtttaTCTTGGTTCTCTTATTCTGAAGgtcaaattaatttttttaggtcaAAGATGTAATACTTTTAACATGAATTCAACCAGCTgctatgaaatcaaagtacaaACATGATGTGCAAAATGCAGTCAGACTGCACAACCAGGGCACTTGGCACATTTGAACGGAGTTGGCTGAAGCTGGGGTGAGCAGACAACTGTTTGGATACCAACGCCCATTCCTGTCCCTTATTTTCAGTTTAGATGGTCCTGATCCAAACAAGATGACCGTCTTCCAAAAGCTCATCGATTCAAAGCAGGAACAAACAAATCCTTTTTCTCCTCCCCTGAAAGACAAAGTGTTTGTGCTAATGTAGATTAAACCCACGACACATTGCCCACTTCTCTCTGCCAGCCAAAAAAGTGCCCACTGAGTTTCTCTCAGGCCTCTGGTGGTTGGCACAGCGGCGTGAGCCCATTTGCACGCACTTCGTAACACGGTCTCATTATGAGGAGTCCTGCGAGTCCCAGTCTTCTGGCTGAAAGAGATTTTTCCCAGGCTTTGTCCTCTGACCTCTGCCACGCTCTGCTGCCCCGTTGATCTCTTCCAACGGCAAGTAGGAGTAGCCCTCCCTCTTCGTGCGCGCTTCGCATTTTCGGCACGTCTGGATTAGGTTACCGGTGAGGCTGGCCAGCAGTGAAGTTGCCAGGATGGCGCAGACAACCAACCAGCTTTGTCTGCACACAAGCAAAACAGTCGCAGGGTGAGGAGTTGCACTTTGACCTCTGACTCCACCGCTGCTGCTCACAGGCTTTACAAAGCACTTGACTGCAACTATGGTAACACAATCCCTTCACTTGCATGTGAAAGGCTGAGCGGACTAATAAATTCATCTCTGTCACTCCACTGCGGCAAAGTTGTTTACTGGTACTAGTACAGTGAGGGCTCTTGGTTAAGACGGGTTTGAAAGCCTGTTCTGCTAAACGCAGGTCTGGAATTTATCTAAGTGATTTTCCATGGTGATAATCAAGTTACCCGAACACAGATAAGGAGCAACAAGCTGTTTAAACAGATTTTTTATGTAATCCGATCTCGGTAAACTCTATGGAGACTGGCATTTAAATGCACTGACAGATGTCACAAATTGGGTGATGTTACTATATGTGTATTAAGTAAGGGGTTTGTGAAAGAGGTTGAAAATATCGGGGCACCATTCACCTCCATAGTATCTTTTCTTCctaatatggaagtcaatggtgccccagattaCAAACTggttggttacaaacattcttgaGGATAAGTAATTGATGAAAGATCgtttatccctttaaaatacatcaaatgCAGTTTACCGCAAAATATTTCAAAGCATAAACgcttattaaaatgtttgtaaagTTCAATGGGTCTGTCTGAAGTTTGGAGGACTTACTCAGATAAATAAGGTCTGGGAGCATGACCTTCCTCTGTTTGTCTCCATTCCCTCCACATCAGAGTAGCCAGACAATGACCAGCTAAAAATTGTGGGAATAAAAACAATGTTTCTGAATCAAATCCCTTGTTAGGACATTAATTCTCCTAACAGACACTATGCTTGCATAACATTAGATATATTACATAACAGAAGTGCAAGAGatcatgtttgtttttaagtTGGCAAATCAGTGCCATGTGTTAACAGCCTGGCAAGGAgagtatgcaatgaaattgaagGTATTTTAATAGATTTTTTAAGACCACTGCTTCTGTAACAAAAGATGTTTAACCCTTGGGAACCCCTAGAAATCTTCTCTTAGCagcaattaacattggccaaatttgacccgtgggttctccagggttaaacaACATTGTATTTCCCATTAGGCATTCCcttatattaaagggatagttcggccaaaaatgatattaaacccatgatttactcacccccaagctgtccgagttgcatatgtccatcgtttttcagacaaacacattttctgatattttagaaaatgttttagatctttcagttgatttaatgtgaagttacgggtccacgaccttcaagtccaaaaaaagtgtgtccatccttcacaaaataaatccaaacggctccacgatgataaacaaaggtcttctgaaggtaatccgcgcggtgttgttgtagaaatatccatatttaaaactttattaatgtaaataactaccttccggtagccccgccatcttagactcctctgtattcaggagagagtattagcgtagtgtacgcacttttcttagtgatgtatgacaaatttggagggccggggcacagagcagcagcagagtagcctctggacgcgactaagatggcggcgctaccagaaggtagttatttacgttaataaagttttaaatatggatatttctacaacaagaCCGTGCGGATTACcttcagaagacctttgtttatcatcctggagccgtttggatttattttgtgaaggatggacgcacttttttggacttgaaggtcgtggaccccgtaacttcacatttaatcaactgaaagatctaaaacattttctaaaatatccgaaaatgtgtttgtctgaaaaactatggacatatgcaactcggacagcttgggggtgagtaaatcatgggtttaatatcatttttggccgaactatccctttaaaatcaaTAGACAGAGTCAGATTTACcctgctttcaagcaaaatccAGAGTAAAACTTACTCGGCCCAGTTATTAATGCTCTGTTAATAAACTCTGCAGACCCGCCGGCAGTTCCAAAACTGCATCATCAAAACATTTCTTTTAATTGTTGTGGAGCATAAAGCTTTCTATAAAATAAGacaaatttgattaatttaccCGAAATTTTAATTCAGGCATGCCCAATTCTGCATAAAACTAACTTGCTTACTGGGGGTCAGGTATGTGTTAAAGCTATAAAAACAAACAGGTCGTGCACAGATCATTAAAACATAAATCATAATTTTGACACATAGTATTCGATACACCTACGTACAGGGACTTTTGGAGTTTGTTACATCTCTGCAAAGAAGCTTAAGAACCCACCATCTCAAGTTAAATGACAGAGGTCAAAATGCTGGAATGGAAAGTGCTGTTTGTTTTTTCCTAGTCTGGTCTTTAATAACGCGATATGTCTCATCGGTAACACAGGGGCTGTTGGCTAGACTGAGACTCTATAAGGTCTGTTTTCTAGAAAACAGCTGTGAGATGGTGATGCAGATCTACACAAGGTTTTAATGAAATGTccttttaacaaaaaaaaaatcacaccgAATCTTAGTGAAAAAAGGCACAACACGAAAGGATAGCCGGACACTAGAACACACACAAGAGTAGAAGGGCAATGAGGAATGCTGACAGTTATGTGCTGAGGAAGTGTAAACACTAAAATGATCTATAGAGACATTACACATGGAATCTATTGCATGTCGTGTAAGTGCTAATGATGGCTGTACTATGCTATACCTCTGTGCAAGCTGATGTTTCTTTCTCCCTCATATGTAATGTTGCAGCTCCCAGTAACAGTGTCACATGGGCACATGTCCTGGCACTGGCATGGCTGCTCACAGTTCAGCCCGTAGAAGCCGATAGGGCACGCTGGGTGAGACAGAGAGATCAGAAACAATGTTAAGAGTATAATGCAATTATATTTCTATTGCAGTAGGCAGATTTTCTGCATGCATGTATGTTCTATAAATGAATGGTTTACTATaatgcatatacatttttttttaattacaaggtatacatacATACCCAttaccttttgtgctgctaatgcaatccTCTACCAATGAGCTATATGCCTACAGGCGCACATGAGTTTACTGAAACATTTATAATCTACTACTATGCAttaacttacagtgcattcaccCAAATTTTTTAGGTGTTTGAATGAGATATGACTGCATACCTTGCATGCACAAATCTCCATGGAAACCAGCAGGACAGGTGCAACGCCCGTGAACTGGATCACATGAGCCCCCGTTGGCGCATGCGCATGTTTGATTGCAGCCGTCGCCATAGAAACCTGATTCACATACTGTAAGGATGCAAACAGATGTTTATCCACCAGGAAAACATTTTAGTCCAATCTTAATGTCAGTGCAATTAGGACTGCAGACtgcaataaacaatattttgcaATCTGTAATGATATAACGCTGGTTGTGTAATAATGTTGCCAACCAAAGCCTTATCTGAGACCAAAACTATGTCAGCCAAGTGGACTTGAGCTACATTTACCTTGGCTACAATTTAAACCCCTCCATCCAGAGTCACATACACACCcatctgagagagagagagagagagagagacagagagagagagaacaggaTATTTAAAAATCTTAACTAAACACTACTATCTTTTTTCAAGATCATTTTCCTGGTATGAATCAATATACATTTACATACTCCATGATGCTTTAATCTCTGATCATAATTGGAATAGATGTTGTGCCATATACATTCAATTTTACATCATATAcataaaaattactttaaaccATCAGTCCCAGGCAGGGATCACAGAACGCCTGTTGGAGATTCCAGCTTTACTAAATACAAACCAGTGAAGTAACATATCTGTATCTGTAATGTATAACTATACACAGACACCAAACCTGACCTCAACATTGACACAGAGGTCAAGTTTAAGAGCATATCACTCACCCTCAGTGCAAATCCCGTGATCGCCACATGCGGCGTCCTGGCATGTGAGATTGGCACAGTCTGGTGCTTTCCAGCCCTGCCGGCACACACACACGCCCTCTACGCAGCGTCCGTGCCCGCTGCAGTCCTCCGGCTGGCAAAGCCTCTCATGAACACACAGCACAGTGGATACCAACCGCGGGCAGCGCCACATTGGTTCTGTACTGGATTGTGTCAAACATGGCTTTGATCAGCAATTATCTCAATTTTCATAAATGCTTAAAACTGCAACTCAGCACAGAGAATGATATGGATAATACTACAATTGATGAATGTCATtgcttacaaaaatgtaaattaatttaCACACCAGTGATCTGAGGGGTAGTTGGCAAGAGATCCATCACGAACATAGGTGGCCGATCCACCTCCATCCAGATTGATGGCGTTGATGACGCCCTGTTCTTTCAGAAATGTTGCTACTTGCCTGAGGTTCATTCTGCAAAGACAGCACTTTAGTAAACACAAGACAAACTGTTTAGGCAAACCGGGTCCTACACATATTTACACATATCATAAAAAGCAGGATCTGTAATAACCGGTTTGATGATACACAGGTAGTCATATAATatattcaaaatgtaaacagtggcgtgtttacccattttgggggccctatgcaaagtccaagaaccagggccccccatgccccagcattgcccaaggtttttcaattgaattgcacaacaataCTATTCAGTATATAGAATTAAGTAAGATATATATAAAccgtgtttattttgttttacactgaTTAAAATAACACTCAATTGTTACAGCTTGGTATGACAAAAATTCttggttaaaaaaatgtttaacatcCCCCTCAGATATATCTTTTGCTTGCAAATGTTttataggatgtatttaaaacaatgtaattaataatactgcaacttcagtgtctgacatcttactaaaagaaaaaaaatgagaatagaggaagcattagattatgattcagactgatctaacaagctgaactaacaaacaccagcaaacaaCATTGTAAGTTGGTTATGGCTTGAATTTATGGATGGGAATCACATAACTCTAATATtcatattgcaaaaacaaacttactgtgagatacaaGCATATAGACTAGACATACACTTAAGATGATATTTAAATGACAATgatgagatacagaatatgatttatgtattttcgATGTGATTTAAACCACTGGGTGGTGTCTTTATCATGTGTATACCTATACGAGCGTGGAACAAAAGATGCGTGTCACTGATCAAACCAAACCACCAATTACAGGTGTGAAGCCCAAAGTCTTTAAAGAAACTTGACCATTGAGTGAATGTTGTAAAGTTACGAGAGGACagagagagtcgagcgagcgctcattccagcacttgtgtggctgcattTGTGCGCGCTGAGCAGAGGTGTGCTTTCCCGTAGAGTTTGACTCATGGACCCTATATGTGCCCTCGCGAGGATGCGCACAAATATTATTCTGTTTGCACACTCGCACATCTCTCACTCGCACGTGCTTTATCTGTACCTTAGATTTGGGTCTGAATAAACTTAACATACTTTCGCAAACCTTATggccagtagggggcccccAAGCCCGCGAGGCCCCACGCAATGgcgtggtttgcgtggtgggtaaacacgccactgaaTGTAAAGCTCCCTCCCGAATCTACCCAGACCA
Above is a window of Paramisgurnus dabryanus chromosome 13, PD_genome_1.1, whole genome shotgun sequence DNA encoding:
- the nagpa gene encoding N-acetylglucosamine-1-phosphodiester alpha-N-acetylglucosaminidase isoform X2, producing MMTICITTSYLSEEDVLDQVNPFVQLISGVVWLLRDGKIYIDESTKAECDKTQETGHFQEFVDVVSARTAVGHDEKGRLILFHVDGQTRTRGMNLRQVATFLKEQGVINAINLDGGGSATYVRDGSLANYPSDHCTEPMWRCPRLVSTVLCVHERLCQPEDCSGHGRCVEGVCVCRQGWKAPDCANLTCQDAACGDHGICTEDGCVCDSGWRGLNCSQVCESGFYGDGCNQTCACANGGSCDPVHGRCTCPAGFHGDLCMQACPIGFYGLNCEQPCQCQDMCPCDTVTGSCNITYEGERNISLHRAGHCLATLMWREWRQTEEGHAPRPYLSEQSWLVVCAILATSLLASLTGNLIQTCRKCEARTKREGYSYLPLEEINGAAERGRGQRTKPGKNLFQPEDWDSQDSS
- the nagpa gene encoding N-acetylglucosamine-1-phosphodiester alpha-N-acetylglucosaminidase isoform X1, whose amino-acid sequence is MCLMARSSVNFDQICFLLICVGACVSHCKDIRHSLDDDLLFPYTNSHGPSHSHRHVRDCQPIAHGKVTHETCTASKDSNSPVFESKIFISDIDSRWASGHITVVHDPLKTISILEPGGPGGCEQNHRELVELTAKTRKCLVAQNGGYFNTTTGQCLGNVISDGKLVRNSGGVQNAQFGIRKNGTLVFGYLSEEDVLDQVNPFVQLISGVVWLLRDGKIYIDESTKAECDKTQETGHFQEFVDVVSARTAVGHDEKGRLILFHVDGQTRTRGMNLRQVATFLKEQGVINAINLDGGGSATYVRDGSLANYPSDHCTEPMWRCPRLVSTVLCVHERLCQPEDCSGHGRCVEGVCVCRQGWKAPDCANLTCQDAACGDHGICTEDGCVCDSGWRGLNCSQVCESGFYGDGCNQTCACANGGSCDPVHGRCTCPAGFHGDLCMQACPIGFYGLNCEQPCQCQDMCPCDTVTGSCNITYEGERNISLHRAGHCLATLMWREWRQTEEGHAPRPYLSEQSWLVVCAILATSLLASLTGNLIQTCRKCEARTKREGYSYLPLEEINGAAERGRGQRTKPGKNLFQPEDWDSQDSS